One Helianthus annuus cultivar XRQ/B chromosome 7, HanXRQr2.0-SUNRISE, whole genome shotgun sequence genomic region harbors:
- the LOC110868935 gene encoding uncharacterized protein ycf36 — protein MAFLLSLKPPSPSSPPPPHLRPPPTTTLIPPTINPSKPHHHQTRFTLSFSNRTPPETDCPVPPEQQPINEYQSLSTSSPFSWASGDFVEYCSRLVATGAGFALFVGLPVSWYGSVGVGWEPVQRVLGAVCSGIFAVTLAVVRMYLGWAYVGNRLLSATVEYEETGWYDGQIWVKTAEVLARDRLLGSFTVKPVLNRLKNTLVGLALSLLLFIALLVNTESTQKETYITSGSETGGRSVAGSYNDESARSFEPEAFCGGSESDLSLND, from the exons ATGGCTTttcttctctctctaaaaccaCCATccccatcatcaccaccaccgccCCACCTCCGTcctccacccaccaccaccctaATCCCACCCACAATCAACCCATCCAAACCCCACCACCACCAAACCCGCTTCACCCTCTCTTTCAGCAACCGAACCCCACCAGAAACCGACTGCCCGGTCCCACCGGAGCAACAGCCCATCAACGAGTACCAATCTCTGTCCACCTCCTCCCCTTTCTCCTGGGCCTCCGGAGACTTTGTGGAGTACTGCTCCCGGTTAGTTGCTACTGGGGCCGGGTTTGCTCTGTTTGTGGGCCTCCCGGTTTCCTGGTACGGGTCGGTTGGTGTGGGGTGGGAACCGGTTCAGCGGGTTCTTGGAGCGGTGTGTAGTGGGATATTTGCGGTTACGCTTGCGGTTGTTAGGATGTATTTGGGTTGGGCTTATGTGGGGAATAGGTTGCTCAGTGCCACTGTTGAAT ATGAAGAGACCGGATGGTATGATGGACAG ATTTGGGTAAAGACTGCTGAAGTGCTAGCACGGGATCGGCTATTAGGATCATTTACT GTGAAGCCAGTGCTTAACAGATTAAAGAACACATTGGTGGGTCTTGCATTATCTCTGTTGTTGTTCATTGCTCTTCTTGTCAACACCGAAAGCACCCAAAAAGAGACCTACATTACTTCCGGCAGTGAAACAGGCGGCAGATCGGTAGCGGGCTCCTACAATGATGAGTCAGCAAGATCATTTGAACCAGAAGCGTTTTGTGGCGGATCTGAATCTGATCTGTCGTTGAATGATTAG